In Leptospiraceae bacterium, the following are encoded in one genomic region:
- a CDS encoding STAS domain-containing protein, giving the protein MEISFRELGKYKIIKFVGNLDIYSSAVVKKEAIAKIENEDIMDFVFDMSQINYFDSSGIALIANLRKRMLDREGTFALLSISYEIKSVLQLASMDRFFTVYQKEEDIKLD; this is encoded by the coding sequence ATGGAAATTTCATTCAGGGAATTGGGAAAATATAAAATAATCAAATTTGTCGGCAATTTAGACATTTACTCATCGGCTGTAGTCAAAAAAGAAGCAATAGCCAAAATTGAAAACGAAGATATAATGGATTTTGTTTTTGATATGAGCCAAATTAATTATTTCGATTCTTCTGGAATTGCATTAATTGCAAATCTCCGAAAACGTATGTTGGACAGAGAAGGTACTTTTGCTCTGCTTTCTATTTCCTATGAAATTAAATCTGTATTACAATTGGCCTCTATGGATCGTTTTTTTACTGTCTACCAAAAAGAAGAAGACATCAAATTAGATTAA